ATCTGCTGTGGGAGCTTCCTCAGCTAGACTGGCGAGAGGAAGAAAAGTTGGGGTGAGGGCGATCAGACCTGCGATCGCAGTCGGTAACATCCGAAATTGAGTCATAGTATCAGCCAAAAACTAAGGAATCAGGACAGTTCTGAATGTCTAGCAGAAAAAGTAAATAATGTTGTCCTAGGGGTGGGTCATTTGCACAGGTTGCACAGATTGGTCGAACTCTTCGGCAGTCATAAAACCAAGAGCGACGCAAGTTTCTCGTAAGGTTTGGCCCGTTTGATACGCTTGTTTCGCAACTTGTGCGGCCCGGTCATAACCAATTTGAGGCGTTAGCGCAGTCACTAACATCAGTGACTGATTCAGATAGGTTTCTATTTGCGACAAGTTGGGTTGAATACCAACGACCAGATAGGTTTTGAACGCACCACAAGCATCCGAAAGAATGCGAATAGAGTGCAAAAGATTGTGAATAATCACTGGCTTGAAGACATTCAGCTCTAGGTTACCCTGACTCCCCGCAAAACTAATCGCCGTGTCATTACCAATCACTTGAGCACAGACCATCGTTAACGCTTCGCACTGAGTCGGGTTGACCTTTCCAGGCATAATGGATGACCCGGGTTCATTAGCCGGCAAGCTTAATTCCCCTAATCCACAGCGAGGTCCAGACGCCATCCAGCGCAGGTCGTTGGCAATCTTGACTAAGCTACACGCCAAGGTTTTCAACACACCACTAGCCATCACAAAGGCATCATGGGCAGCCAATCCTGCAAATTTATTGGGGGCAGTGACAAAGGGCAAGCCCGTTAATGCTGCAATTTGGTGGGCCACTCGCTCTGCAAACTCAGGGTGAGTATTCAGCCCAGTCCCCACAGCCGTTCCCCCCAAAACCAATTCATATAGGTGGGACAATGTATTCTGGAGTCTCTCTAGGTTTTGATCCAGTTGGGCAACATATCCCGAGAACTCTTGTCCTAACGTTAACGGCACTGCATCCATCAAATGGGTGCGGCCAATTTTGACAATTCCATCAAATTCCTCAGCCTTGGTCGCGAGAGCATCACGAAGGGCAGTCACTTGGGGAATCAATTGATGGACCAGTTGTTCCATAGCTGCAATGTGCATCGCTGTAGGAAACACATCATTCGATGACTGAGATAGGTTGACATGATCATTGGGATGGCAAGGGTCTTTACTGCCCAACTGGCCACCCGCCAATTCAATTGCACGATTGGCAATCACCTCATTCGCATTCATATTGGATTGAGTGCCACTACCTGTCTGCCACACCCGTAAAGGAAATTGATCGTCCCACCGACCATTGACCACTTCCGTTGCCGCCAAAACAATCCAGTCTGCAACATCTGGCGACAGCCGATCCAACGTTAAATTCACCATTGCTGCCGCTTTTTTAACAAGGCCTAAAGCACGAATCATTGACCGTGGCATCTTGTCATCACCGATCGCAAAATACTTCAGAGACCGCTGAGTTTGTGCTCCCCAATAGTGATGACTAGACACTTCCACTGTGCCCATACTATCGGTTTCGATCCGCACGTTATCGTTACGCTGAGAAGGTTGAGACATGCGCAGTTCGGCCTTTTTTCGAGAAATGTCAGCAAATTCTAGAGTATGGTACAACCATACGTTAACGTGGGTATCCTGACTGAGAGGGTGAGTTCAGGCAACTTAAGCGTTCCGTTTTTTGCATCATCCTTCATAATCTAATGGTGTTATTAGAACCGTAATGGTTCGGGCCGAAAGATGTTGATTGTGCCCAAAAAAGTGGGTATCCTCCCAACAGAACCAAGCCTTAAACATTAGGTTTAATTATTTCCATATTGTTATTCAGCCTGTAGCGGACATACCTGTGGTGACTTCATTAAAAAGTCTGTTTTCGAATTCGAATCAGGGGGTAGGCGTAGAGTTAACCCCGGACAGCGTGAATATCGTTCAACTTAAGCAACA
The Acaryochloris marina S15 genome window above contains:
- the fumC gene encoding class II fumarate hydratase, whose protein sequence is MRIETDSMGTVEVSSHHYWGAQTQRSLKYFAIGDDKMPRSMIRALGLVKKAAAMVNLTLDRLSPDVADWIVLAATEVVNGRWDDQFPLRVWQTGSGTQSNMNANEVIANRAIELAGGQLGSKDPCHPNDHVNLSQSSNDVFPTAMHIAAMEQLVHQLIPQVTALRDALATKAEEFDGIVKIGRTHLMDAVPLTLGQEFSGYVAQLDQNLERLQNTLSHLYELVLGGTAVGTGLNTHPEFAERVAHQIAALTGLPFVTAPNKFAGLAAHDAFVMASGVLKTLACSLVKIANDLRWMASGPRCGLGELSLPANEPGSSIMPGKVNPTQCEALTMVCAQVIGNDTAISFAGSQGNLELNVFKPVIIHNLLHSIRILSDACGAFKTYLVVGIQPNLSQIETYLNQSLMLVTALTPQIGYDRAAQVAKQAYQTGQTLRETCVALGFMTAEEFDQSVQPVQMTHP